Proteins from one Ignavibacteriota bacterium genomic window:
- a CDS encoding BamA/TamA family outer membrane protein, producing MFFQSAFFLFTVVTCASSKLFAQESTPISNFEIVSISFEGNNAFDDDQLEEVILTKETPGAVSKFFFSVLGEKFGSKPEHLDVTILDEDKERLLLFYKNHSYFRTTVAIETMFDSLDESCSLIYNIIEGNNSLIDSLEYLGLDSIATDLREQIAFEPIVMKGMAYEPPKAQSEIARILNILSENGYPQARFDKERSGAFHRASTNNFQLTITILPGKRYAFGDVTVHVEPAREDITPELIIRQLDFEQGELYSKRKTISSERSLNRLDLFESVRIDHPRFSDSLTSTMIPTDIFVRPRDRHEISPELSVSDENNTFNLGLGLGYTNRNFLGDARLFTVRARVRAQSLLEWNLGDVVLKGNGLSDESVIGAVELQFQLQQPYFFSRRLSGSWTSSIISEKQIEYKQAILRNKIGLSNQFATYTYGLAEWTLERVSPEFNDTSKIPLIFTLQENQKQFNSILTLTLQRDKTNDIFSPTEGFFNSITVEESGILPRVLPSIKGDLPFTQYYKLILFGRWYDDLTTSKFNILAMKGRAGYQDKYGDSYTSGVNIPLNRRFFAGGSGSVRGWRARDLGTMPDSLLPLGGNFIFEGNLELRINHFRGFGKALWFDLDNVWGVYYLDVGNVWSDLKDFTLKDLAVAAGIGFRYETLFGPFRIDYGFRVYDPKEPAGHQTIFQKRFWGDVFSNGVLHFGIGHAF from the coding sequence TTGTTTTTTCAATCCGCGTTCTTCCTGTTTACCGTAGTGACTTGTGCAAGCAGTAAATTATTTGCTCAAGAGTCAACTCCAATTTCTAATTTTGAAATTGTTTCGATTTCTTTTGAAGGGAACAATGCGTTCGATGATGACCAATTAGAGGAAGTTATACTTACGAAAGAAACGCCAGGCGCTGTTTCCAAGTTTTTCTTTTCGGTGTTGGGTGAAAAATTCGGGTCAAAGCCGGAACACCTTGATGTAACCATTCTTGATGAGGATAAAGAGCGCTTACTTCTCTTCTACAAAAATCATAGTTACTTCAGAACAACGGTGGCGATAGAAACTATGTTCGATTCACTTGATGAATCGTGTTCTCTAATCTATAACATTATTGAAGGGAACAATTCGCTGATTGACAGTCTTGAATATTTAGGACTTGATAGCATTGCCACAGACTTGAGGGAACAGATTGCATTTGAGCCAATTGTCATGAAAGGAATGGCATACGAACCGCCGAAAGCACAATCTGAAATTGCAAGAATCCTGAACATCCTGTCTGAAAACGGGTACCCGCAAGCACGATTTGATAAGGAACGCTCGGGCGCATTTCATCGCGCTTCGACAAATAATTTTCAATTGACGATTACAATATTGCCAGGAAAACGTTATGCTTTTGGTGATGTTACTGTCCATGTCGAACCTGCACGAGAAGATATTACTCCCGAACTTATTATCCGGCAACTTGATTTTGAGCAGGGAGAGTTGTATAGCAAGCGGAAAACAATATCAAGCGAACGAAGTTTGAATCGCCTTGATTTGTTTGAGTCTGTGCGTATTGACCACCCACGGTTTTCCGATTCATTGACGAGTACAATGATACCGACAGATATTTTTGTCCGTCCGCGAGACCGGCATGAAATTTCTCCTGAACTCAGTGTTTCCGACGAAAACAATACCTTTAATCTTGGACTTGGACTTGGTTATACTAACAGAAATTTTCTTGGTGATGCGCGATTGTTTACCGTTCGAGCAAGAGTTCGCGCTCAATCATTGCTTGAATGGAATCTCGGCGATGTAGTGCTGAAAGGAAACGGACTCAGCGATGAATCTGTCATCGGAGCAGTCGAATTACAATTCCAATTACAGCAACCATATTTCTTTTCAAGACGACTCAGCGGTTCATGGACTTCATCCATCATTTCTGAAAAACAAATAGAATACAAGCAGGCAATCCTGCGAAATAAAATAGGATTGAGCAATCAGTTTGCAACATATACATACGGACTGGCAGAGTGGACGCTTGAACGAGTTAGTCCTGAGTTCAATGATACTTCAAAAATCCCTCTGATATTTACTTTACAGGAAAATCAAAAACAGTTCAATTCAATTTTAACTCTCACACTTCAACGCGATAAAACGAACGACATTTTTTCTCCGACAGAAGGATTCTTCAACAGCATCACGGTCGAAGAATCAGGAATCCTTCCGAGAGTGTTGCCTTCGATTAAAGGAGACTTGCCATTTACTCAATATTACAAACTGATTTTATTTGGCAGGTGGTACGATGATTTAACAACGAGTAAGTTTAACATTCTCGCGATGAAGGGACGTGCAGGATATCAGGATAAATACGGTGACAGTTATACGAGCGGAGTGAACATCCCGTTGAACAGAAGATTTTTTGCCGGAGGGAGTGGAAGCGTGCGTGGTTGGCGGGCGAGAGACCTCGGCACTATGCCCGATTCACTCCTTCCGTTGGGCGGAAATTTTATTTTTGAAGGAAATCTTGAACTGCGCATCAATCATTTTCGCGGATTTGGTAAAGCGCTTTGGTTCGACCTTGACAATGTTTGGGGCGTGTATTATTTAGACGTAGGGAATGTGTGGAGTGACCTGAAAGATTTTACTCTCAAGGATTTAGCCGTTGCCGCAGGCATAGGGTTCAGGTATGAAACGCTGTTCGGTCCGTTTAGGATTGATTACGGTTTCCGCGTCTATGACCCGAAAGAACCGGCAGGACATCAAACAATTTTTCAAAAAAGATTTTGGGGTGATGTTTTCTCCAACGGCGTTCTTCACTTCGGAATCGGTCACGCGTTCTAA
- the raiA gene encoding ribosome-associated translation inhibitor RaiA encodes MDIHFTARRFKPHQDIRDHALTALKKLDKHYDGIVRSDIILSYEGKDPSVKVAEVKVHVLNAVLTAKEKSKEFHKSIDMSIDKIERQLGKHKAKKIMKNKKTLRKVKEKTPVDVSGDDE; translated from the coding sequence ATGGACATACATTTTACAGCAAGAAGATTTAAACCACATCAAGACATCCGCGATCATGCATTGACCGCACTGAAAAAATTAGACAAACATTACGACGGAATCGTTCGGAGCGATATCATTCTTAGTTATGAAGGCAAAGACCCAAGCGTTAAAGTCGCGGAAGTGAAAGTACATGTACTGAATGCCGTACTGACTGCAAAGGAAAAATCGAAAGAATTTCATAAATCCATTGATATGTCAATTGATAAAATCGAACGTCAGTTGGGTAAGCATAAAGCGAAAAAGATTATGAAAAATAAAAAGACGCTTCGGAAAGTCAAGGAGAAAACGCCCGTGGATGTTTCCGGAGATGATGAATGA
- a CDS encoding tyrosine recombinase XerC produces MPKQDKKYLQNLMFDFFDYLLKEKQYSSHTVVAYEDDLNQFRDYIMMESIELELVSHYTVRDFLWDLQDKGLSKRSVARKLAAVRSFFKYLKKKKIVEINPASNVVSVKLENHLPVFVEESSINNMMEMVDTSTTEGLRDKAILELLYGTGIRLNELVGLNIYHLDVFDGTMKVLGKGNKQRVVPVGRKAMEALKLYQAHRQELYSEKTDDDDRVAFFLTKHGKRIYPEAVYRLVRSYIGKVSEIEKKSPHVLRHTFATHMLNHGADLRAVKELLGHENLSTTQLYTHVTVERLKKVYELAHPKA; encoded by the coding sequence TTGCCAAAGCAGGATAAAAAATATCTGCAGAATCTGATGTTCGATTTCTTCGATTATCTTTTGAAAGAAAAGCAATATTCATCGCACACTGTTGTTGCCTATGAAGATGATTTGAATCAGTTCAGGGATTACATCATGATGGAATCCATCGAACTGGAATTAGTGAGTCATTACACGGTGAGAGATTTCCTTTGGGATTTACAGGACAAAGGGTTGAGTAAGCGAAGCGTCGCCCGGAAACTTGCCGCCGTTCGCTCGTTCTTCAAATATTTGAAAAAGAAAAAGATTGTTGAAATAAATCCTGCATCGAATGTCGTTTCTGTAAAGTTAGAGAATCATCTTCCTGTGTTCGTTGAAGAATCATCAATCAACAACATGATGGAAATGGTGGATACTTCAACCACGGAGGGATTGCGAGATAAAGCAATTCTGGAATTGCTCTACGGAACGGGAATTCGTTTGAATGAACTTGTCGGGTTGAACATCTATCATCTTGATGTATTCGACGGAACCATGAAAGTTCTCGGTAAAGGAAACAAGCAACGAGTCGTTCCCGTCGGAAGAAAAGCGATGGAAGCGTTGAAACTCTATCAGGCACACCGGCAGGAATTGTATTCCGAAAAAACTGATGACGATGACAGAGTAGCATTTTTTTTGACGAAGCATGGCAAACGAATTTATCCAGAAGCAGTGTACCGTCTCGTTCGCAGTTACATTGGCAAGGTTTCCGAGATTGAAAAGAAAAGTCCGCATGTGTTACGTCATACGTTTGCGACGCACATGCTAAACCACGGCGCAGATTTGAGAGCCGTGAAGGAATTATTAGGTCACGAAAATCTTTCAACGACTCAATTGTACACGCATGTTACAGTCGAGCGTTTGAAAAAGGTGTATGAGTTAGCTCATCCCAAAGCATAA
- a CDS encoding DUF2795 domain-containing protein, producing MIWTMELASYLDDAPWPATKEELIDYSIRTGAPVEVIENLQELEDSEEPYEKMEDIWPDYPTDTDYFFGDESDEY from the coding sequence ATGATTTGGACAATGGAACTTGCATCCTATTTGGATGACGCACCATGGCCCGCAACGAAAGAAGAACTGATTGATTATTCTATACGCACCGGTGCGCCGGTTGAAGTGATTGAAAATCTTCAGGAATTGGAAGATTCCGAAGAACCGTATGAAAAGATGGAAGATATATGGCCCGATTATCCTACGGACACAGATTACTTTTTCGGAGACGAAAGCGACGAATACTAA
- a CDS encoding peptidoglycan DD-metalloendopeptidase family protein has product MKRKFKYYFYSPEQLGLKEIRWFRSKVIGGISVAVVLFLIFLLGADYYVFDFLGFSHERAAQLSIENKMLQEKLLTMKLQVEELQKSLEKIDSQGNELRLKVNLSPLNDDMKLGGTGGSLQYSNDGVTTSAFDDVLNSTFTMLEKISGEVKVQQESYAEILRKQQSNQEFFRHLPALLPMVGNYERGDFGMRKHPVLGVTKFHEGVDIINDIGTPVYAPADGVVEFAGHSGGGYGLILLIKHGYGYETLYGHLSKTIVKEGQRIKRGDLIAKSGNSGLVSGPHLHYEVHYNGVRQNPLDYFFNDLTPQQYNKQIASK; this is encoded by the coding sequence ATGAAACGAAAATTCAAATATTATTTTTATTCTCCTGAGCAGTTGGGGTTAAAAGAAATCCGTTGGTTCCGTTCGAAAGTCATCGGTGGTATATCGGTAGCAGTGGTTTTGTTTTTAATCTTTCTCTTAGGTGCGGATTATTATGTGTTTGATTTTCTGGGATTCAGCCATGAGCGGGCTGCCCAATTATCAATTGAGAATAAAATGTTACAAGAAAAACTTCTGACGATGAAACTCCAAGTAGAAGAATTGCAGAAATCGTTAGAGAAAATTGACTCGCAAGGGAATGAACTTCGTTTGAAAGTCAACTTATCGCCATTGAACGACGATATGAAACTTGGAGGTACTGGCGGTTCATTACAATATTCCAATGACGGCGTAACTACATCTGCGTTCGATGATGTGTTGAATTCTACATTCACGATGTTGGAAAAAATATCCGGCGAAGTAAAAGTGCAGCAAGAAAGTTATGCAGAAATTCTCAGGAAGCAACAATCCAATCAGGAATTCTTTAGGCATTTGCCTGCATTGTTGCCGATGGTTGGTAATTATGAACGTGGAGATTTCGGGATGAGGAAACATCCCGTTCTCGGTGTTACGAAGTTTCACGAGGGGGTTGATATTATTAATGATATCGGAACACCGGTTTACGCCCCTGCAGATGGTGTTGTAGAATTTGCCGGTCATAGCGGCGGTGGGTACGGATTGATTCTTCTTATCAAACATGGTTATGGTTATGAGACTCTTTATGGGCACCTCTCCAAAACTATTGTAAAAGAAGGTCAGCGCATCAAACGCGGAGATTTGATTGCGAAAAGCGGTAACAGTGGACTTGTCAGCGGTCCGCATTTGCATTATGAAGTGCATTACAACGGCGTGAGACAAAATCCCCTGGATTATTTCTTTAACGATTTAACACCTCAGCAATATAACAAGCAAATCGCTTCAAAATAA
- the topA gene encoding type I DNA topoisomerase has protein sequence MEKSLIIVESPSKAKTINKYLGKEYIVHASVGHIKNLPKSKIGVDIEAGYVPTFQTIEGKEEVIQKLKDAAEKSESIYLATDPDREGEAIAADIAEEISGNGKPIYRVLFHEITQKGVTEAMKHPEKVNENLVASQRARRIMDRIVGYKVSPLVWKTFFFGLSAGRVQSVALRLICEREEEIRAFRAQEYWSIVGEFVTSQKKPFYAKLFKIDGRDLIVPAKETLLEIEHKGTKDRYTFIPSEDEAQNYLEDIKQQSYEIADYQKRESKRNPLPPFITSTMQQEASRKLRMSASKTMKAAQKLYEGIAIGEEGLVGLITYMRTDSTRISADAVSEVREYIFNNYGKDYLPSHANVYKKKASQDAHEAIRPTSMKYTPNFVRKYLDKDVFRLYELIWNRFVACQMEAAVIETTTVIVEGGKYQFKATASKYLFRGFLQVYDDSRDETDVVEDEDAEMIDEILPENLTKGQDAKLLSAVPHRHETKPPPRYTEASLVKMLESLRIGRPSTYASIVGTILDRKYVEQQERRLFALELGMGVNKMLTATFPDIFNVKFTAKMEDELDTIANGKQEYKEVMDDFYLPFSKSLDKATLKVAEMKKATQEKTEEVCEKCGKHMVIKWGRNGRFMACSGYPTCKNAKPLPGEQAAQQHLVGLKCELCGGDLLVKSSKFGTFLGCSNYPTCKNIRPIGLGIPCPKCTTGDVIERKTKRKRAFYGCSRYPECDFASWHKPVSTKCDTCGSSYMLSKYSAKRGEYLVCPECKAEVEKEPLAKAG, from the coding sequence ATGGAAAAATCTTTAATCATTGTTGAGTCGCCTTCGAAAGCGAAGACGATTAATAAATATTTAGGCAAAGAATATATTGTCCATGCTTCTGTCGGACATATAAAAAATCTTCCGAAAAGTAAAATCGGAGTAGATATAGAAGCGGGATATGTCCCCACGTTTCAAACGATTGAAGGAAAAGAAGAAGTCATTCAAAAGTTGAAAGATGCCGCAGAGAAATCTGAATCTATTTATCTTGCAACCGACCCTGACCGCGAAGGAGAAGCCATCGCAGCCGACATTGCCGAAGAAATTAGCGGTAACGGTAAACCGATTTACCGTGTGTTGTTTCATGAGATAACACAAAAAGGGGTCACGGAAGCGATGAAGCACCCGGAAAAAGTCAATGAGAATTTAGTTGCGTCGCAACGCGCACGACGTATCATGGATAGGATTGTTGGATACAAAGTCAGCCCGCTTGTCTGGAAAACATTTTTCTTCGGGTTATCAGCAGGAAGAGTACAGTCGGTTGCCCTTCGTTTGATTTGTGAACGCGAGGAAGAAATTCGTGCCTTCCGTGCGCAGGAATATTGGTCTATCGTCGGTGAATTTGTTACAAGTCAGAAGAAGCCGTTCTACGCGAAACTCTTTAAGATTGATGGAAGAGATTTAATTGTTCCTGCAAAAGAAACGTTGCTCGAAATTGAACACAAAGGAACGAAAGACAGATATACATTCATTCCCTCGGAAGACGAAGCGCAGAATTATCTTGAAGATATAAAACAGCAATCGTACGAGATTGCAGATTATCAGAAGCGCGAGTCGAAACGAAATCCACTGCCACCGTTTATCACGAGTACGATGCAACAAGAGGCATCGCGGAAACTTCGCATGTCCGCATCGAAGACGATGAAAGCCGCACAAAAGTTGTATGAAGGTATTGCAATCGGTGAAGAAGGTTTAGTTGGTTTGATTACCTATATGCGTACCGATTCGACACGTATCAGCGCTGATGCTGTGAGTGAAGTGCGGGAATATATTTTCAATAACTATGGCAAGGACTATTTACCGTCGCACGCGAATGTCTATAAAAAGAAAGCATCGCAGGATGCGCACGAAGCAATCCGACCGACCTCGATGAAATACACACCGAATTTTGTCAGGAAATATTTGGACAAAGATGTGTTCCGACTGTACGAATTAATTTGGAATCGGTTTGTTGCGTGTCAGATGGAAGCCGCAGTGATTGAGACAACGACAGTAATTGTTGAAGGGGGAAAATATCAATTCAAAGCAACAGCATCAAAGTATTTGTTCCGTGGTTTCCTGCAAGTGTACGATGATAGCCGGGACGAAACTGATGTTGTGGAGGATGAAGACGCAGAAATGATAGACGAGATTCTGCCGGAAAATCTGACGAAAGGGCAGGATGCGAAATTATTGAGCGCTGTGCCACATCGCCATGAGACGAAGCCGCCGCCACGTTATACGGAAGCAAGTTTAGTGAAAATGCTTGAATCGCTTCGTATCGGGAGACCAAGTACATACGCATCCATCGTCGGAACAATTCTCGACAGAAAATATGTCGAACAGCAGGAACGAAGGTTGTTTGCTCTTGAACTCGGCATGGGCGTCAACAAAATGTTGACTGCAACATTTCCCGATATTTTCAATGTGAAATTCACGGCGAAGATGGAGGATGAACTCGACACAATCGCAAACGGTAAGCAAGAGTACAAAGAAGTGATGGACGATTTTTATTTACCGTTCAGCAAATCGTTAGATAAGGCAACGCTGAAAGTTGCTGAGATGAAAAAAGCCACACAAGAAAAAACGGAAGAAGTTTGTGAGAAGTGCGGCAAGCACATGGTTATCAAGTGGGGAAGAAACGGACGGTTTATGGCGTGTTCCGGGTATCCAACCTGTAAGAATGCTAAACCGTTACCGGGAGAGCAAGCGGCACAGCAACATCTTGTCGGATTGAAATGCGAACTTTGCGGCGGCGACCTGTTGGTGAAGTCAAGTAAGTTCGGGACATTTTTAGGATGCTCGAACTATCCGACGTGTAAAAATATCAGACCAATTGGTTTAGGGATTCCATGTCCGAAGTGTACGACCGGTGACGTTATTGAACGGAAGACAAAGCGTAAACGAGCATTCTACGGTTGTTCTCGTTACCCTGAATGCGATTTTGCTTCATGGCACAAGCCGGTGAGCACGAAATGCGATACGTGCGGTTCTTCATATATGTTAAGCAAGTATTCTGCAAAACGCGGTGAATATCTTGTTTGTCCCGAATGTAAAGCGGAAGTTGAAAAGGAACCACTTGCCAAAGCAGGATAA
- a CDS encoding DNA polymerase III subunit delta', producing MSWKSIIGQERVKNQLTTILEQNRLAHAYLFTGPDGVGKDATAIELAKIVNCEKQKAKACDKCSSCLQVISLQHPNLHLIFSLPVGKGETSEDSPIEKLSNDDIQAIQEQIELKSKNLYYDIVVAKANNIKVNSIREMRRQSSMSTLTNGKKVFIILDAENLREESANAMLKTLEEPQSNTLIILTSSHSDQLKATIVSRCQLVKFDYLSEDEIKSALVENKEMKEVEAESVARMANGSYARALELLESDFLEMRKLAVDILRTMLYRSKEDLFKLIEQITSQYERSDVERLFGLMQSWLRDSMSLQSGNERIVNVDDEAAIKKFSAVHSNVQYGKVFESLEKSVSLLNKNVYIPLVMLNLTADLQQHILKPNLKPRN from the coding sequence ATGTCTTGGAAATCAATCATAGGGCAAGAGCGGGTAAAGAATCAACTGACGACGATTCTTGAACAGAACCGCCTCGCGCACGCGTATCTTTTCACAGGTCCCGATGGAGTCGGTAAAGATGCAACTGCGATTGAACTTGCAAAAATAGTCAATTGTGAAAAGCAAAAAGCAAAGGCGTGTGACAAGTGTTCGAGTTGTCTTCAGGTGATTTCTCTCCAGCATCCAAACCTCCATTTGATATTTTCTTTGCCTGTCGGAAAAGGTGAAACATCGGAAGATTCGCCGATTGAAAAACTTTCGAACGATGACATTCAGGCGATTCAGGAACAGATTGAATTAAAAAGTAAAAATCTGTATTACGACATAGTTGTTGCAAAAGCGAACAACATCAAAGTGAACAGCATCCGCGAAATGCGAAGACAATCGTCCATGTCAACGCTGACGAATGGGAAGAAAGTATTCATCATTCTTGATGCAGAAAATCTGAGGGAAGAATCTGCAAACGCGATGTTGAAGACGCTTGAAGAACCACAGTCGAACACGCTTATCATTCTCACCTCATCCCACAGCGACCAACTGAAAGCGACCATTGTTTCGCGCTGTCAGTTGGTAAAGTTTGATTATTTATCGGAAGACGAAATAAAATCGGCATTAGTCGAAAACAAAGAGATGAAAGAAGTAGAGGCAGAGAGTGTTGCCCGTATGGCGAACGGAAGTTATGCCCGCGCACTTGAGTTGCTTGAAAGTGATTTCCTTGAGATGCGAAAATTGGCTGTTGATATTCTTCGCACGATGTTGTATCGTTCGAAGGAAGATTTGTTCAAACTGATTGAGCAGATTACTTCGCAGTACGAGCGTTCGGATGTCGAGCGATTATTCGGGTTGATGCAATCGTGGTTGCGCGATTCGATGTCGCTACAATCCGGGAACGAGCGTATCGTTAACGTGGATGATGAAGCGGCAATCAAAAAATTTTCAGCCGTACACTCGAACGTTCAATACGGAAAAGTCTTCGAATCGCTTGAAAAATCGGTTTCCCTTCTGAACAAAAATGTGTATATTCCGCTCGTTATGTTGAATCTGACGGCTGATTTACAACAGCACATTCTCAAACCAAATCTCAAACCCCGAAACTAA
- a CDS encoding HPr kinase/phosphorylase: MKLNNIKETRKKSITVGFFLEANKERLKLAPLTGDVGLHREITDNNIHRPGLALAGYVQLFTFDRVQIFGNTEMKYLQQLTKEERLNSIRTLLQFELPCIIITNNNPVEEEFVALAKEKQVAIFQTPLETTKLVYILSDFLDDQFSRQCVLHGSFVDVYGIGLMVVGRSGIGKSEIALDLIERGHRLVADDVVTVTRKGEGILMGAGTDLVKHFMEIRGLGLIDVRSMFGIRAIRFQKRVEIVVELMEWRPDEEYTRTGLDDETIMLLDVPIQWIKLPIFPGKNVTVICEVIALNYLLKHYGYDAAKEFSKRLDKVLAQKSKHIEDRVIDYFEHDFE; encoded by the coding sequence ATGAAACTGAACAACATCAAGGAAACGCGGAAAAAGAGTATCACCGTTGGATTTTTCCTTGAGGCGAACAAAGAAAGACTGAAATTAGCTCCGTTAACCGGTGATGTCGGATTACATCGCGAAATTACAGACAATAATATTCACCGTCCTGGGTTAGCATTAGCCGGGTATGTGCAACTTTTTACTTTCGATCGCGTACAGATATTCGGGAATACAGAGATGAAATATCTCCAACAATTGACGAAAGAAGAACGCCTGAATTCGATTCGGACCTTGTTGCAGTTTGAGTTACCATGCATCATTATCACCAATAATAATCCTGTGGAAGAAGAGTTTGTAGCCCTTGCAAAAGAAAAGCAAGTTGCCATTTTTCAAACTCCCCTCGAAACGACAAAGTTAGTGTACATCCTCAGCGATTTTCTGGATGACCAATTTTCCCGGCAGTGTGTGTTACATGGTTCTTTCGTTGATGTGTATGGTATTGGTTTGATGGTAGTCGGACGTTCGGGAATCGGGAAAAGCGAAATTGCTCTCGACCTTATCGAACGCGGTCATCGCCTGGTTGCTGATGACGTAGTAACTGTGACGCGCAAAGGAGAAGGTATTCTCATGGGCGCAGGAACAGACCTCGTCAAGCATTTCATGGAGATTCGCGGGCTTGGATTGATAGATGTGCGAAGCATGTTTGGAATCAGGGCTATTCGCTTCCAAAAGCGGGTTGAAATTGTCGTTGAATTGATGGAATGGCGTCCCGACGAAGAATACACAAGAACGGGCCTTGATGATGAGACGATAATGCTCTTAGATGTCCCGATTCAATGGATAAAACTGCCAATTTTCCCCGGAAAGAACGTTACTGTCATTTGTGAAGTCATCGCGTTGAACTATTTACTCAAACATTACGGTTATGATGCAGCAAAAGAGTTCTCAAAGCGTTTAGATAAAGTACTTGCTCAGAAAAGTAAACACATTGAAGATAGGGTTATTGACTATTTTGAGCATGATTTTGAATAA